A single Stutzerimonas stutzeri DNA region contains:
- a CDS encoding HU family DNA-binding protein translates to MRKPELAAAIADKADLTKDQANRVLNAVLDEITNALNRKDSVTLVGFGTFLQRHRGARTGKNPQTGEPVTIKASNTVAFKPGKMLKDAIN, encoded by the coding sequence ATGCGCAAACCGGAACTCGCAGCCGCCATCGCCGACAAGGCTGATCTCACCAAGGATCAGGCCAATCGCGTGCTCAATGCCGTACTGGATGAAATCACCAACGCGCTCAACCGCAAGGACAGCGTCACCCTGGTTGGTTTCGGCACCTTCTTGCAGCGTCACCGAGGTGCTCGTACGGGCAAAAACCCCCAGACGGGCGAACCCGTCACCATCAAGGCCAGCAACACCGTGGCGTTCAAGCCGGGAAAGATGCTCAAAGACGCGATCAATTGA
- a CDS encoding helicase has product MKFRFLLWMLGRLMAKASRQNPAFQQQLGDKNLSFQLHTLDGKVFRHYVVRNQRVTSHAGPAADPVFAIGFKDSAYGFATMNAKNKQLAFMQGIQNKDIQIQGNPALVMWFQGLTKFLKPRKKKPEAA; this is encoded by the coding sequence ATGAAGTTCCGCTTTCTTCTTTGGATGCTTGGTCGCCTGATGGCCAAGGCCAGCCGCCAAAACCCCGCCTTTCAGCAACAGCTGGGTGACAAGAACCTGAGCTTCCAGCTGCACACGTTGGACGGCAAGGTTTTCCGGCATTACGTCGTCAGGAATCAGCGCGTGACCAGCCATGCCGGCCCCGCGGCCGATCCGGTTTTTGCAATCGGTTTCAAGGACAGCGCGTATGGCTTCGCCACCATGAATGCCAAGAACAAGCAGTTGGCGTTCATGCAGGGCATCCAGAACAAGGATATCCAGATTCAGGGCAACCCGGCGCTGGTGATGTGGTTCCAGGGCCTGACCAAGTTCCTCAAGCCGAGAAAGAAAAAGCCCGAGGCGGCGTGA
- a CDS encoding LysR family transcriptional regulator has translation MRRKIPSTAALVAFEAAARHQSFTRAAEELALTQSAVCRQIGGLEEFLGLELFRRSRRGVKLTEAGQSYARRVATQLDAVERDTLSVMGQQGAMTLELALVPTFGTQWLLPRLQQFQALHPEITVNLTNRTRPFLFADTDFDAAIYFGDGDWSGTVAHPLMPENSLPVCSPQLLGEAGRPSAEAIAEMPLLQQTTRPYAWRQWFDSLGMKVARDMTGPRLELFSMLAQAAEHRMGVALIPPFLIQRELAEGRLVIAHPHAYCRDGQAYHLMIPERRVESAAMNAFRDWLLDEARAWMAQQA, from the coding sequence ATGCGCCGAAAAATACCCAGCACTGCCGCGCTGGTCGCCTTCGAGGCGGCGGCCCGGCACCAGAGCTTCACCCGTGCCGCCGAAGAACTGGCGCTGACACAGAGCGCAGTCTGTCGTCAGATCGGCGGTCTCGAAGAATTTCTCGGCCTGGAACTGTTCCGGCGCTCGCGCCGGGGCGTGAAGCTCACCGAAGCCGGGCAGTCCTATGCACGCCGGGTCGCCACTCAGCTTGATGCGGTGGAACGCGACACGTTGTCGGTCATGGGCCAACAGGGCGCGATGACCCTCGAACTGGCGCTGGTGCCGACCTTCGGCACTCAGTGGCTGTTGCCCCGGTTGCAGCAGTTCCAGGCGCTGCATCCGGAAATAACGGTCAACCTGACCAACCGTACCCGCCCATTCCTGTTCGCCGATACCGATTTCGACGCGGCGATCTATTTCGGAGACGGTGATTGGTCCGGCACTGTCGCCCACCCGCTGATGCCGGAAAATTCATTGCCGGTGTGCAGCCCGCAATTGCTGGGCGAGGCTGGTCGGCCGAGCGCGGAAGCCATCGCTGAGATGCCGCTGCTGCAACAGACCACGCGCCCCTATGCCTGGCGTCAATGGTTCGATTCGCTGGGAATGAAAGTCGCGCGGGACATGACCGGCCCACGCCTGGAACTGTTTTCGATGCTGGCCCAGGCCGCCGAACACCGCATGGGCGTGGCTCTTATTCCACCGTTCCTGATCCAGCGTGAACTGGCCGAGGGACGGCTGGTAATCGCCCACCCCCACGCGTACTGCCGCGATGGCCAGGCCTACCACCTGATGATCCCCGAACGGCGCGTGGAGTCGGCGGCCATGAATGCCTTTCGCGATTGGCTGCTGGACGAAGCGCGAGCATGGATGGCGCAGCAGGCCTGA
- a CDS encoding acyl-CoA dehydrogenase, whose translation MAGKASFNWIDPLLLDQQLTDEERMVRDSAQQFAADKLAPRVLEAFRHERTDAAIFREMGDTGLLGATIPEAYGGSGLNYVCYGLIAREVERVDSGYRSMMSVQSSLVMVPINEFGNEETKQKYLPKLASGEFIGCFGLTEPNHGSDPGSMVTRAKKVEGGYRLSGAKMWITNSPIADVFVVWAKDDEGAIRGFVLEKGWEGLSAPAIHGKVGLRASITGEIVMDNVFCPEENAFPDVRGLRGPFTCLDSARYGISWGALGAAEFCWHTARQYTLDRQQFGRPLAANQLIQKKLADMQTEITLALQGCLRLGRMKDEGTAAVEITSIMKRNSCGKALDVARLARDMLGGNGISDEFGVARHLVNLEVVNTYEGTHDVHALILGRAQTGIQAFF comes from the coding sequence ATGGCCGGCAAAGCAAGCTTCAACTGGATCGACCCGCTGCTGCTCGATCAGCAGCTCACCGATGAAGAGCGCATGGTGCGTGACAGCGCGCAGCAATTCGCAGCCGACAAGCTCGCGCCGCGGGTGCTCGAAGCCTTCCGTCACGAGCGCACCGACGCGGCGATCTTCCGTGAGATGGGTGACACCGGCCTGCTCGGCGCGACCATCCCCGAAGCATACGGCGGCAGTGGGCTGAACTACGTCTGCTACGGTCTGATCGCCCGCGAGGTCGAGCGTGTCGATTCGGGCTACCGGTCGATGATGAGCGTGCAGTCGTCCCTGGTGATGGTGCCGATCAACGAATTCGGCAACGAGGAAACCAAGCAGAAATACCTGCCCAAGCTGGCCAGCGGTGAATTCATCGGCTGCTTCGGCCTGACCGAGCCCAATCATGGTTCCGATCCGGGCTCGATGGTTACCCGGGCGAAGAAGGTCGAGGGGGGCTACCGCCTTTCGGGCGCCAAGATGTGGATCACCAACAGTCCGATCGCCGACGTCTTCGTGGTCTGGGCGAAGGATGACGAAGGTGCCATTCGTGGCTTCGTGCTGGAAAAAGGCTGGGAAGGACTGAGCGCCCCGGCGATCCACGGCAAGGTCGGCCTGCGCGCCTCGATCACTGGCGAGATCGTCATGGACAACGTGTTCTGCCCCGAAGAGAACGCCTTCCCCGATGTGCGCGGCCTTCGCGGTCCTTTCACCTGCCTGGATTCGGCCCGCTACGGCATCAGCTGGGGAGCGTTGGGCGCTGCTGAGTTCTGCTGGCATACCGCCCGCCAGTACACACTGGACCGCCAGCAGTTCGGTCGTCCGCTGGCCGCCAATCAGCTGATCCAGAAAAAACTGGCCGACATGCAGACTGAAATCACACTCGCCCTGCAGGGCTGCCTGCGCCTTGGCCGGATGAAGGATGAAGGCACCGCGGCGGTGGAAATCACCTCGATCATGAAGCGCAACAGCTGTGGCAAGGCGCTGGACGTGGCGCGCCTGGCCCGTGACATGCTCGGCGGCAATGGCATCAGCGACGAGTTCGGCGTGGCCCGTCATCTGGTCAACCTCGAGGTGGTCAACACCTACGAAGGCACGCATGACGTTCACGCGCTGATCCTCGGCCGGGCGCAAACCGGTATCCAGGCGTTTTTCTAA
- a CDS encoding CaiB/BaiF CoA transferase family protein, with protein sequence MSGALSHIRVLDLSRVLAGPWCGQILGDLGADVIKVERPGTGDDTRHWGPPYLKDAQGENTSEAAYYLSANRNKQSLTLDFTQPEGQRIIRDLVAQCDVLLENFKVGGLAAYGLDYESLKAINPRLIYCSITGFGSEGPYAQRAGYDFMIQGLGGLMSLTGRAEGEDGAGPVKVGVALTDILTGLYAAVGVLAALNQREQSGKGQHVELALLDVQVACLANQAMNYLTTGVAPKRMGNAHPNIVPYQDFPTADGDIILTIGNDGQFRKFAEVAGHPEWAADPRFASNKARVAHRKALVPLIRQVTVFRTTAEWVAVLEQAGVPCGPINDLAQVFADPHVQARGLRVDLAHPLAGSVPQVASPIRLSESPVQYRKAPPLLGEHSEQVLQQLLGLSPEQIATLRQTRVI encoded by the coding sequence ATGTCCGGTGCCCTGTCGCACATCCGCGTCCTCGATTTGTCGCGCGTGCTCGCTGGTCCATGGTGTGGGCAGATTCTCGGCGATCTTGGCGCCGACGTGATCAAGGTCGAGCGTCCCGGCACCGGCGACGATACGCGTCACTGGGGTCCCCCTTATTTGAAGGATGCTCAGGGCGAGAATACTTCGGAGGCCGCCTATTACCTGTCGGCCAACCGCAACAAGCAATCGCTGACGCTGGATTTCACCCAGCCCGAAGGGCAGCGGATCATCCGTGATCTGGTGGCCCAGTGCGATGTGCTGCTGGAAAACTTCAAGGTTGGCGGCCTGGCGGCCTACGGCCTGGACTATGAGAGCCTCAAGGCGATCAATCCGAGATTGATCTATTGCTCCATCACCGGCTTCGGCAGCGAAGGCCCTTATGCCCAGCGTGCCGGCTATGACTTCATGATCCAGGGGCTTGGCGGCCTGATGAGCCTGACCGGGCGCGCCGAAGGCGAAGACGGGGCCGGGCCGGTGAAGGTTGGCGTGGCGCTGACCGATATCCTCACCGGGCTCTACGCCGCCGTTGGGGTCCTCGCCGCGCTCAACCAGCGTGAGCAGAGCGGCAAGGGGCAGCATGTCGAACTGGCGCTGCTGGACGTGCAGGTCGCCTGTCTGGCCAATCAGGCCATGAACTACCTCACCACCGGCGTCGCGCCCAAGCGCATGGGAAACGCTCATCCCAATATCGTGCCTTACCAGGATTTCCCGACCGCCGACGGCGACATCATCCTCACCATTGGCAACGATGGACAGTTCCGCAAGTTCGCTGAAGTCGCCGGACATCCTGAATGGGCGGCTGATCCGCGTTTCGCCAGCAACAAGGCCCGTGTCGCCCACCGCAAGGCGCTGGTTCCGCTGATCCGCCAGGTCACCGTGTTCCGCACGACCGCCGAGTGGGTAGCGGTGCTGGAGCAGGCCGGCGTCCCCTGTGGACCCATCAACGACCTGGCGCAGGTTTTTGCCGATCCGCACGTACAGGCCCGAGGGCTGCGCGTAGACCTGGCGCACCCGTTGGCGGGCAGTGTGCCGCAGGTGGCAAGCCCGATCCGTCTGTCCGAGTCGCCGGTGCAGTACCGCAAGGCGCCGCCGCTGCTCGGTGAGCACAGCGAGCAGGTGCTGCAACAGCTGTTGGGCCTGAGTCCGGAGCAAATCGCCACATTGCGGCAGACGCGTGTGATCTGA
- a CDS encoding LemA family protein — MDERIMQTQRFRFTWQLMVVLFMSWLLAGCGINNIPRYDEQVKAAWSQVENQYQRRADLIPNLVETVKGFARQEQETLTAVVEARAKATSIQVDANTLNDPEQLQRFQQAQNQLTGALSRLMAVSERYPDLKSNQNFLALQSQLEGTENRIAVARRDFIAAVERYNTEIRTFPGRIWHTLMYSDMPIRENFEATAENAEQAPQVQFQ; from the coding sequence ATGGACGAGCGAATCATGCAGACGCAGCGTTTCCGTTTCACCTGGCAACTGATGGTTGTCCTGTTCATGTCCTGGCTGCTGGCCGGCTGCGGGATCAACAACATTCCCCGATACGACGAACAGGTGAAGGCGGCCTGGTCGCAAGTGGAAAACCAGTACCAGCGCCGCGCCGACCTCATCCCCAACCTGGTCGAGACGGTCAAGGGCTTTGCTCGCCAGGAGCAGGAAACCCTGACGGCCGTGGTCGAGGCGCGAGCCAAGGCCACGTCCATACAGGTCGACGCCAACACGCTGAACGACCCCGAGCAGCTCCAGCGCTTCCAGCAGGCGCAGAACCAGCTGACCGGCGCGCTGAGCCGGTTGATGGCGGTGTCCGAGCGCTACCCGGACCTGAAATCCAACCAGAACTTCCTCGCCCTGCAGTCGCAACTCGAAGGGACCGAGAACCGCATCGCCGTGGCGCGTCGGGATTTCATCGCCGCGGTCGAGCGCTACAACACCGAGATACGTACCTTCCCAGGTCGCATCTGGCACACGCTGATGTACAGCGACATGCCGATCCGTGAAAACTTCGAGGCGACGGCCGAGAACGCCGAGCAGGCGCCACAAGTGCAGTTTCAATGA
- a CDS encoding TPM domain-containing protein: MTRTLPLLLALLFWVGGVLAQAFEVPALTGRVVDQAELLDTQTEARLTSMLAAHEQATGEQVVVVTLPDLQGNTIEDVGLQLGREWGIGQKDEDTGALLIVARDDRRIRIEVGYGLEGRLTDAQSSVIINRIMTPAFQQGDFARGITEGTAAMIRVLGGDPMQTAGMRPAMPMSAQEPGGLGILGFFLMLVAIFVIGGGRGGRGGRGGGAGRALLLGALLGGMGRGGGGGFGGGGFGGGGGGFGGGGASGGW; this comes from the coding sequence ATGACCCGAACGTTGCCCCTGTTGTTGGCGCTGCTGTTCTGGGTCGGCGGTGTGCTGGCCCAGGCGTTCGAGGTGCCCGCGTTGACCGGCCGGGTAGTCGATCAGGCCGAGCTGCTCGATACCCAGACCGAGGCGAGGCTGACCAGCATGCTTGCCGCGCACGAGCAGGCCACTGGCGAGCAGGTGGTGGTGGTGACCTTGCCGGATCTGCAGGGCAACACTATCGAAGACGTCGGTCTGCAATTGGGGCGCGAATGGGGCATCGGCCAGAAGGACGAAGACACCGGTGCGCTGTTGATCGTTGCCCGGGACGACCGCAGGATTCGCATCGAAGTGGGCTACGGACTGGAAGGGCGCCTGACGGACGCCCAGTCGTCGGTCATCATCAATCGCATCATGACGCCTGCGTTCCAGCAGGGTGACTTCGCGCGTGGCATTACCGAGGGCACCGCTGCGATGATTCGCGTGCTCGGCGGCGACCCGATGCAAACCGCCGGCATGCGACCTGCGATGCCCATGAGCGCGCAAGAGCCGGGCGGCCTCGGCATTCTGGGGTTCTTCCTTATGCTGGTGGCCATCTTCGTCATTGGCGGTGGCCGTGGCGGTCGAGGCGGGCGTGGCGGCGGCGCCGGTCGCGCATTGCTGCTCGGCGCCTTGCTGGGCGGCATGGGGCGCGGCGGCGGAGGCGGCTTCGGTGGCGGAGGTTTTGGTGGTGGTGGCGGCGGCTTCGGCGGCGGTGGAGCCTCCGGTGGCTGGTAA
- a CDS encoding TPM domain-containing protein: MTLLTESELQQVAEAIDRIERDTDAELVTVLAAQADDYRYIPLLWASLLALLLPGGLLFFTGWLAAWQLLLVQWLTFIVLAVLFRIPSLTSRLIPRSVRHWRACNLARRQFIELNLHHTQGGTGMLIFVCEAERYVEILVDRGISSRIDDSAWQSIVEDFTREVRRGQVLQGFLGCIEACGSLLKQHVPATHERNELPNHLVVLP, translated from the coding sequence ATGACACTACTGACCGAAAGCGAACTGCAACAGGTCGCCGAGGCGATTGATCGCATTGAGCGCGACACCGATGCTGAACTGGTGACGGTACTGGCGGCCCAGGCGGACGACTATCGCTACATACCGCTGCTCTGGGCCAGCCTGCTGGCGCTGCTGTTGCCGGGTGGCTTGCTGTTCTTTACCGGCTGGCTGGCGGCCTGGCAACTGCTACTGGTGCAATGGCTGACCTTCATCGTGCTGGCGGTGCTCTTTCGTATTCCCAGCCTGACCAGCCGGCTGATCCCGCGGTCGGTTCGGCACTGGCGTGCCTGTAACCTCGCGCGCCGGCAATTCATCGAGCTGAACCTGCACCACACCCAAGGCGGCACCGGCATGCTGATTTTCGTCTGCGAGGCGGAGCGATATGTCGAAATCCTGGTGGACAGGGGAATATCCAGCCGAATCGATGACAGCGCCTGGCAGTCGATTGTCGAAGACTTCACCCGGGAAGTGCGGCGCGGACAGGTGCTTCAAGGGTTCCTGGGCTGCATCGAGGCGTGCGGCTCGCTGCTCAAGCAGCACGTGCCGGCCACCCATGAGCGCAATGAGCTGCCGAATCATCTGGTCGTGCTTCCATGA
- a CDS encoding AAA family ATPase, translating to MKTPRLLQGRRGPVLSVLLVLALAACLAYWQFMPTAPATPATGAAASMLEALHASTDPWEANRQDLSVLMGDLRGATIASAALAKDAIYVSLNDGQRYWVPDQSGRIAQLLLNHYASSEGQLFPLTLFQTDGEAPWYKALVPYAPFILLLVGAFSYLAIKSQSFRVQRKGSGIAFTDVIGASEAKQALTDVTDYLRDPAAYVALGARPPKGVLLTGEPGTGKTQLAKALATESNASFIQVTGSDFSSMYFGVGIQKVKALFRTARKQAPCIIFIDEIDGIGKRAEQQRSSDAESNRIINQFLAEMDGFDGASGVLVLGATNFPNSLDPALVREGRFDRSIAVGLPGLVDREALFRLYAGKIRTGHDLDFPQLARNTVGLTPAAIAYIANHAALLAARGGASEVSMSHFVDAVETCRIGEQPSGVTPMSATDRKRIAVHEAGHALVAAALNVGRVEKVTILPRGQALGVTLVTPVEDKRLHMESELRSRIQMLLAGRGAEQLYFHEVSSGAGQDLQEASKIALSMVGALGMGPNGSLLSLQAVRDAHIEFDSGESIRAADNLLKQLDRDCMALLQRLRPALDEIAERLLAEETVPGEEVLAAIERLPEHHHEAIVSSIIGHTMSSIDRVAASAMENAQYLELAPVEQPEDDGPGML from the coding sequence ATGAAAACACCACGTCTGCTACAAGGCCGCCGCGGCCCTGTGCTCTCCGTTTTGCTGGTGCTCGCCCTTGCCGCGTGCCTGGCCTACTGGCAGTTTATGCCCACCGCGCCGGCCACACCGGCCACGGGCGCCGCGGCCAGCATGCTCGAAGCGCTTCACGCATCGACCGATCCCTGGGAAGCCAATCGCCAGGACCTCTCGGTGCTGATGGGCGATCTGCGTGGCGCCACGATCGCCAGCGCCGCGCTCGCCAAGGACGCAATCTATGTCAGCCTGAACGACGGCCAACGCTACTGGGTGCCGGATCAATCCGGTCGCATCGCCCAATTGCTGCTCAATCATTACGCCAGCAGCGAGGGCCAATTGTTCCCGCTGACGCTGTTCCAGACCGATGGCGAGGCGCCCTGGTACAAGGCGCTGGTGCCCTACGCACCCTTCATCCTTCTTCTGGTGGGTGCGTTCAGCTACCTGGCGATCAAGAGTCAGAGCTTCCGTGTGCAGCGCAAAGGCAGCGGCATTGCGTTCACCGACGTGATCGGCGCCAGTGAAGCCAAGCAGGCACTCACCGACGTCACCGATTATCTACGCGACCCCGCCGCCTATGTGGCCCTGGGCGCCCGTCCGCCCAAGGGCGTGCTGCTGACCGGCGAGCCCGGTACCGGCAAGACCCAGCTGGCCAAGGCGTTGGCCACCGAATCCAATGCCAGTTTCATCCAGGTCACCGGCAGCGATTTTTCCTCGATGTATTTCGGCGTCGGCATCCAGAAGGTCAAGGCGCTGTTCCGCACGGCGCGCAAGCAGGCGCCCTGCATCATTTTCATCGACGAGATCGACGGCATCGGCAAGCGTGCCGAACAGCAACGCTCCAGCGATGCCGAAAGCAACCGGATCATCAACCAGTTCCTTGCCGAGATGGACGGTTTCGACGGGGCCAGCGGCGTGCTGGTGCTGGGTGCGACCAACTTCCCCAACTCGCTGGACCCGGCGCTGGTGCGCGAGGGCCGCTTCGATCGCTCGATCGCGGTAGGCCTGCCAGGGCTCGTTGACCGTGAAGCGCTGTTCCGCCTGTACGCGGGAAAGATCCGTACCGGACACGATCTGGATTTTCCACAGCTGGCGCGCAACACCGTCGGCCTGACGCCGGCTGCCATCGCCTATATCGCCAACCACGCCGCCTTGCTGGCAGCGCGGGGCGGGGCCAGCGAAGTCAGTATGTCGCACTTCGTCGATGCGGTTGAAACCTGCCGAATCGGCGAACAGCCCTCCGGCGTGACCCCCATGTCCGCCACTGATCGCAAGCGCATTGCCGTGCACGAGGCCGGCCATGCCCTGGTGGCCGCGGCGCTGAACGTCGGCCGGGTAGAAAAGGTCACCATTCTGCCGCGTGGCCAGGCCCTCGGAGTAACGCTGGTCACCCCGGTGGAGGACAAGCGCCTGCACATGGAATCGGAGCTGCGTAGCCGCATCCAGATGCTGCTGGCCGGTCGTGGCGCTGAGCAGCTGTATTTCCATGAGGTTTCATCCGGCGCCGGGCAGGATTTGCAGGAAGCCTCGAAGATCGCCCTGTCGATGGTCGGAGCGCTGGGGATGGGGCCGAACGGCTCGCTGCTGAGCCTGCAGGCCGTGCGCGACGCGCACATTGAGTTCGATTCGGGCGAATCCATTCGCGCGGCAGACAACCTGCTCAAACAGCTGGACCGCGACTGCATGGCGCTGTTACAGCGACTGAGGCCGGCCCTGGATGAAATCGCCGAGCGTCTGCTGGCCGAGGAAACGGTCCCCGGCGAAGAGGTGCTGGCGGCCATCGAACGCCTGCCGGAGCATCATCACGAGGCCATCGTCAGTTCGATCATCGGGCATACGATGAGCAGCATCGACCGCGTCGCGGCCAGCGCCATGGAAAATGCCCAGTACCTCGAACTGGCACCGGTGGAGCAACCCGAGGACGACGGGCCCGGCATGCTTTGA
- a CDS encoding c-type cytochrome, translated as MTIRRSLRGLLGAALAMTAAGAPAQETDPALIARGEYLTRAADCLACHITEGGKPYAGGLPVKMPFGTLYSTNITPDKETGIGNWSDDEFVEAMQQGVGPDGKHYYPAFPYTSYTLMPREDILAIKAYLFSLEPVAQPNRENDIGFPFNQRWGIALWNLLFLDDERFEPDAGQSEQWNRGAYLVEGPGHCGECHTPRHLLQARSGSRALGGATIQGWAAWNITGDEQSGIGNWPDEALASYLATGVAPGYGVAGGPMAEVVNHSLRHLTAEDIQAMVVYLKSVPGQPADVRRPENKALANEPPADSRHPLGQKLFADACASCHQWDGSGRQSDYASLRGLRTLNDPQGLNLVQVILNGDALHGPSGHHLMPAFSRHFNDREVSALSNFMLAHFGSQPGDLTPEAIAERRLQAR; from the coding sequence ATGACGATTCGACGCTCTCTGCGCGGCCTGCTGGGTGCCGCGCTTGCCATGACCGCCGCCGGCGCGCCGGCACAAGAAACCGACCCGGCGCTGATCGCGCGCGGCGAATACCTGACCCGTGCCGCCGACTGCCTGGCCTGCCACATCACCGAAGGCGGCAAGCCCTACGCGGGCGGTCTGCCGGTGAAGATGCCGTTCGGCACGCTGTATTCGACCAACATCACCCCGGACAAGGAGACCGGCATCGGCAACTGGAGCGACGACGAGTTCGTCGAAGCCATGCAGCAAGGCGTCGGGCCGGATGGCAAGCACTACTACCCGGCCTTCCCCTATACGTCCTACACGCTGATGCCGCGTGAGGACATCCTGGCCATCAAGGCCTATCTGTTCAGCCTGGAGCCAGTGGCCCAGCCAAACAGGGAAAACGACATCGGCTTTCCCTTCAATCAACGCTGGGGCATCGCGCTGTGGAATCTGCTGTTCCTCGATGACGAACGTTTCGAGCCGGACGCCGGACAATCAGAGCAATGGAACCGCGGCGCCTACCTGGTCGAAGGTCCCGGCCACTGCGGCGAATGCCATACGCCGCGCCATCTGCTGCAGGCCCGCAGCGGGTCCAGGGCCCTGGGAGGCGCCACGATTCAGGGCTGGGCGGCGTGGAACATCACGGGCGACGAGCAGAGCGGTATTGGCAACTGGCCGGATGAGGCGCTGGCCAGCTACCTGGCAACCGGCGTCGCACCGGGTTATGGCGTCGCGGGCGGGCCGATGGCAGAAGTGGTCAACCACAGCCTGCGGCACCTGACGGCTGAGGACATTCAGGCCATGGTGGTGTATCTGAAATCCGTGCCTGGCCAGCCCGCCGACGTCAGGCGACCGGAAAACAAGGCGCTGGCAAACGAGCCACCAGCCGATAGCCGCCATCCGCTCGGGCAAAAGCTGTTCGCCGACGCCTGCGCCAGCTGCCATCAATGGGACGGCAGCGGACGCCAGAGTGACTACGCCTCGCTGCGCGGGTTGCGCACGCTGAACGATCCGCAGGGGCTGAATCTGGTCCAGGTAATCCTCAACGGCGACGCGCTGCACGGCCCCAGCGGTCATCATCTGATGCCGGCATTCAGCCGTCACTTCAATGACCGTGAGGTGTCCGCCCTGAGTAACTTCATGCTTGCTCATTTCGGTTCGCAGCCCGGCGACCTGACTCCGGAGGCCATTGCCGAACGCCGCCTGCAAGCGCGCTGA